Proteins from a genomic interval of Nematostella vectensis chromosome 12, jaNemVect1.1, whole genome shotgun sequence:
- the LOC116603666 gene encoding uncharacterized protein LOC116603666, whose amino-acid sequence MALLDKPVSMNELGAAVVQDIGAVAHIQLSQEKNELSTVWESMYSKGLGRKVSSQCYYTPEDIERARKEDEEKAEKAKEERERAGSIQENHEIAEKDQANAAGSHDGKESLKDLASVHFERALSSGRAHVFDEGRHYRRRRTLSGEFSNSAPKSQRQTARNKSSGDAL is encoded by the coding sequence ATGGCGCTTTTGGATAAACCCGTGTCCATGAACGAGCTGGGGGCCGCAGTAGTACAAGATATCGGTGCAGTAGCGCACATCCAGCTCTCGCAAGAGAAGAATGAGCTCTCAACAGTATGGGAAAGCATGTACTCCAAAGGATTAGGAAGGAAAGTAAGCTCGCAGTGCTATTATACACCTGAGGATATCGAGCGAGCGAGGAAAGAGGACGAAGAGAAAGCAGAGAAGGCGAAGGAGGAGAGGGAGCGTGCGGGAAGCATTCAGGAAAATCACGAGATTGCAGAGAAAGATCAGGCGAACGCGGCGGGATCACATGACGGCAAAGAAAGCCTAAAAGATCTGGCGAGCGTGCATTTCGAGAGAGCTCTTAGTTCCGGACGTGCTCATGTTTTTGACGAAGGCAGGCATTACCGCCGGCGAAGGACTCTTTCTGGGGAATTTAGCAACTCAGCGCCGAAAAGTCAAAGACAAACAGCTCGCAATAAAAGCTCTGGAGACGCTTTGTAA
- the LOC5520258 gene encoding neuropeptides B/W receptor type 2: MNNTTIDLDQNTTGLYFTPHYQESIPVKGILLGVFAATILGSLVGNIAVIRATCGMARTPVTYILVMNMAVAELVYTLSMSLSVIYLELEYWPYGVFMCKVIFPVQVIAKFVITTSIAAISVRRYQMITGRSLRAPSKTCLRLTILGFWGLGLAVSIPLLIVLELVIYPPNPHSYCVDYFPGTQLEQATSAMQYSLARFILGFVVPMVVMMISYGAVAVSLKQSISRQRLSRTRIDSLTPSVNTRLSTHSMDLVGPNGQRSLTVTSPTADMESQPQEPNQLIKHEKDLIRMFYIIIFVFVLFYFPYQIYFMIENNVLKDWYYVNLLRKSLLLLTFFPSALHPVCYGTNNKFYARAFKRLFLCQC; the protein is encoded by the exons ATGAATAACACTACGATAGATCTTGATCAAAACACTACCGGACTATACTTCACCCCACACTACCAGGAATCTATACCTGTGAAAGGGATATTACTGGGTGTATTTGCTGCTACTATTCTCGGCTCTCTGGTAGGGAATATAGCGGTGATCCGTGCGACATGCGGCATGGCAAGAACCCCTGTGACCTACATCTTGGTCATGAACATGGCGGTGGCTGAGCTAGTTTATACTCTATCTATGTCACTTTCAGTAATCTACCTGGAGCTTGAGTACTGGCCCTATGGTGTGTTCATGTGTAAAGTTATTTTCCCAGTACAG GTCATCGCCAAGTTCGTGATCACCACGTCCATCGCCGCCATTTCTGTACGCCGATATCAGATGATAACAGGTCGCAGCCTGCGAGCACCCAGCAAGACGTGTCTGCGGTTAACCATACTAGGATTTTGGGGCCTGGGACTAGCTGTCAGTATTCCCCTGCTTATTGTGTTGGAATTGGTTATTTACCCGCCAAATCCGCACAGTTACTGCGTTGATTACTTCCCTGGAACACAACTGGAGCAAGCAACGAGCGCGATGCAGTATAGTCTAGCACGTTTCATCTTGGGCTTCGTAGTTCCTATGGTTGTCATGATGATTTCTTACGGTGCCGTGGCGGTAAGCCTGAAGCAGTCTATCTCACGTCAGCGTCTTTCGCGCACACGCATTGACTCCCTGACGCCGTCGGTAAATACCAGACTCAGCACTCACTCCATGGACCTCGTCGGCCCCAATGGTCAGCGGTCACTAACGGTCACGTCGCCAACCGCTGACATGGAATCGCAGCCTCAGGAGCCCAATCAATTAATCAAGCACGAGAAGGACCTCATCCGGATGTTCTACATCATCATCTTCGTCTTCGTCTTATTCTATTTCCCATATCAAATCTACTTTATGATTGAAAATAACGTGTTAAAAGATTGGTATTACGTGAATCTTCTCCGTAAGTCCCTGTTGCTGCTTACTTTTTTCCCAAGTGCTTTGCATCCAGTTTGCTATGGCACGAACAACAAGTTCTACGCCCGCGCATTCAAGCGATTGTTCTTGTGTCAGTGTTGA